In the genome of Arabidopsis thaliana chromosome 4, partial sequence, the window GTACGTAAGCTTctcttgctttttctttttaactttaattttgttcttgttgtctCTGAATACTTGAACATAACTATGGCAGAGACACGCAAACGTTCGTCTGTTCTCATCTGCAACTCACACGAGTACTAAAGTGAATCAGCCCTTCTCGTCTAAACCAGCCTTCCCGTTTCTGTTGATTGACTACATCCTAAACAACCCAAACTCTTCCTCCGATGGTCGCGTAACAACAAACGTTTACGGTAATGAAAAGGAAGTCTTGATTAAGGACAAGGATCTTAAGGAGGAGGTCTGTGATGCGATGACTGTCGGGTTTTCTCGTGATGGGTTGCGAGTCGAGCTTTGTGGCAACCACGGCGATGTATGTTCTCCCACCATCTTTTACAAGCCTACTGACCCCGAAATAGAAGACTTGACCGTTGATCTACCTCCTCTACCGACGGGTTCACAAATCCAAAGCCTGGTCATGTCCTCTTTACCTAAACGAGACAAAAATTGGGTAGTTGTTGTCAAGTTATTGGGATCTCAGTTGAGTATGTGCAGGCCTTTTGGCAGCCGTAAATGGATCAACATCCAAACCAAGCCTCAGAATATAAACCCTTCATCGAGCATCATGTTttccaagaaagagaaaaagttcTACGTTCCAACTCCCGGAGGCAACATCTTGTGCTATTTGGATCCTCACTCAGAGGACGACGACCTAATTGATTTCGTGGAATTGGAGTTTGACGATCTTCCAAAATCGGTGTTTCAAGAGTTGGCCGACGTGAGTACATGTTCTAGGACAGACCACCTTGTGGAGTCACCCACCGGCCAACTTTTCCTAGTCAAGTGGTATACTATCTAATTAAAGCTATATATAGCTTTTGTCTTCATAACATATATACCAAAATCTCTAATCCTTTGCTTGAGTATCATATTGGCGCGCTTTATCATGTCTTTGCAGGTATGGAGAGGATTTAGAGGACATTGACAACACCACACTGTATAATGTAACAAAAAAGTTCATGGTGTTTAAAGAGGGAGAGAAACCGAGTTGTGTCTACACTAAGAAGATGATCTATACAGAAGACATTGGAGATCTTTGCATTTTTGTTGGACATAGTGAGGCTTTCTGCGTCCCGGCTAGCTCGTCCCCTGGCCTCAAGCCTAACTGCATCTATTTTGTGGGCTATAACTTTGGTGTTTATGATCTCACCACCAAAACTTGCACTATGTTCCTCACAAAAGATGATAATCCATTAAGGAAATTGGAATTCCCTTACTGGCCTCCTCCGGCTTCCTTTCCAGTACTAGCTCCTAATTAATTATCTCTCTTGCACGTGTTTATGTTTCGCTAATGTTATCGCTGTCTTTGCTTTCCCATGATTTCATTTAAATCCAATGTTCTCTTTTAATCTATGTTCAATGAAATTTATATTAGTGCCTTAAAAGAAGGCGAATCTatcctaccaaaaaaaaaagaaggcgAATCTAAACGAATTCGGTTAATTCATCATATTTCTCAATTAATATACGTAAGACACACTTTGGcacaaaacttatataattatttatttcctGAAACAAGTTATCCtctaaatatgtatatttaatgTCCTAAGGTGTAGTACCCTCGGTATTCACTAGACAGAGACGGGGAAGACGAAAGAGTCGCAcgtcaaatcaaaatcacaacaCATATTTTGAGTGTTGTTACATTATTTTGTGGTGGATCACTATGTGGAGTCACCCTCCGGTGAACAATTCCTCGTCAAGTGGTATATATACTATAGACATTGCTTTTGAATAAACAATTATACAAACTATTAGGTTAATTACTcaacattttaatttgatttaatgGCTCCTCACCAAACACAAGAAGAGAGGTGAAACATGTTATCTTATTTGTTCTTCCATGCATTTGTTTTTAGGTACGGCCACAACTTAATGCGCAATCACAACAAAGTGGAAACACTCGTGCACATGGCATCACAGTTTATGGTGTTTAGAGCGGAGGAATCATGGGAGGAAAAGTATGTGTATTACACAGAAGATATTGGAGATCTTTGCATCTTTCTTGGACATAGTGAGGCTTTCTGTATCCAGGCCAGTTCGGGCTCAAGCCTAACTGCATCTATTTTGTGGGCTATAACTTTGGTATTTATGATCTCACCACCAAACCTTGCACTACTTTCTACACAGAAGAGGATGTTCCATTAAGGAACTTGGAATTCCCTTACTGGCCACCTCCAGTTTCTCTCTactcataaaatttaaaatattttttcattagtatttatggtgttttttttcttttctttctatgcTACTATATAAACCCTTTCTACTCTACTTTCAATGGAAATTTGtgtggtgtttttttttttttttttttctagacaACTTCTCTTTGTTAAGAGTCTTAAAGACGATATATAATTAGTCATTCCATTATAAATGAAATGGGTTATTGTTTATTTCCTTAGAAAAAGAGTCCATCTCCAAAAAGATTCTTCTATTAATTGTGAACTTGGTGCCCAAGGCCATCTCTCTTTATTACTCTGAAGATTGAAGACCAGTCACAAAcatagtttagggttttcgacCATGTCTCAGCTCATAAACCGACTTTTGAAGCCATCTGTCTGCAAAAATGTCATCGTAAGTTTCTTATTTGTTATGTAATAACTAGCTAGGGTATCATTTTGGGTCTTACTTATTGTATGATTACTTGTATATGGCATGCAGAGATCTCACAGCAAGCAGGTTCGGATGTTCTCCTCTAAGCCGACATACCCGTACTTGTTGATTGACCACCTCCTTAAGACGACGGAACACTGTTCCAATGATCAAGTATACTACGATGATAAATATTACGAAAAGAATCTCGTGATTAAGGACCAGGGACTCGCAGAGGAGGTCCGAGAGGTGATGACCGTTGGATTTTCACATAAAGATGATTGGAGAGTTCACTTGGAGAAATCTGAGGATAGTTCCACAAGTCTCATGATGGTGAGTAACACATCGTTTGTCCCAGTGAAACATCAGCTCCCTCCTCTGTCTAGTAATTGTCGAATCCAGAATGTGGCAATATCAAACTCTGTTGACATAAAGAAGGAAGACTTGGTTGTGGCTGTCAAGTTCTTTGGATCTGATGTGAGTCTGTGCAAGCCCTTCAGCGACTCTAGCTCTGAATGGATCAACATCAATACCTCTGGCTCTGTACACCCTTTCTCGAGTCTAACGTATtcgaagaagaataaaaaatttctcaGTGTTAGTCCTTCTGGGACGTATCTTTGGTACTTGGATCTTCACTTCGATGAGGATGATGTCGAGCCCTACtcatcatatttatattttagggAGGACCCTCTCCTGAGGTTGTATAAGATGGATTTGGAAGATTACATCTGGCGTTTCAGAACAGACCACCTGGCGGAGTTACCCTCCGGTGAACATTTCCTCGTCAAGTGGTacgtatttgtttattaattataagcGCAAGTTTGCTACTTCTATGTTGAAACACATAGATATCTTCTTTTGCAGGTTCTTTAAGGACGTGATGATGAACGTGGGGAAAATCACCCAGAAAACGGATGGGTTTAAGGTGTTTAGAGTGGATACAATTTGCGGTCACTTGACTAACACGCAAGACATTGGAGatctttgtatctttcttGGACATGGTGAAGCATACTGTGTCCCGGCAAGCTCGTCTCCTGGACTCAGACCTAACTCCATCTATTATGTGGGCTGTAACTTTGGTGTTCACGATATTGCAACCGACACTACCACTAACTTCTACACACACAGTAATGTTCCTTTAAGGTCCACTGAGTTCCCTTACTGgcctcttcctctctcttaGGAGTGACTTTTGATATCGTCGGATGTCTCTAATATTGGGTGGCTCTTGTGGTCTCCAATATTATGTTattcttttgggtttggttcATGTACTagttaatgtttttggttCGTAGATCTCCGactatttgaaaataaaacatgagaGAAACCCGTTTTATCTTTCTTAATCACAACTCAGACTACTTATTTTGAAAACCTAAATTAACTCATTTGCAGGGTAAAAAGTAAAGGCAATCAAAAGTGCTGAAAGATAAAAATGGCTAAGAAATCATCAGTGAGTAGAGTTGTCTAGTAGAAAGAATGAAAGAATAACActctgaatatatataatcaaactaaaccaaaaaaaaaaggtaaccaagagaaagagagattattATCTGAGATGTTGTAACTCTAGAGGAGCATATGATGATGGTTGTTTTGTTGCGGACCAGCTGATCCTGGCGGAGGTGGGAGGGCAAGGAAAGCGTCTCCAAAAGGATTAGAAGGAGAAGGACCGGCTGAgaactgatgatgatgatgattttgatgataatCATGAGGATGAGTGTAATTGTAGGGACTCTGATGCATCATCGTCatctgttgttgctgttgttgttgcattgCCATTTGAACATTAGTGGGAGGAGCAATGTTGTTGGACATTGCAAAAGGATCTTGTTGCATTTGGAATGGGTTTGGCGGTGCTGCTGTTGTGTCTATGCCACCATGTCCATAGCCCGCATTGGTTAGCTGGATCTGTCTCCTAGCTGAATCATCCTCGTACAGACTGTCAAGCAATAGATTGTCAAATCCTCCTGCCTATAAATACAACAAGAGAGAACAAGCCCACGTGAGTTTTGAGAGTAGAAACAGAGAGtttcatattcaaatatatgtgGTGTTAGAGTTAATTACAAGTTTGGTGTTAGGCGCAGGGCGAggattattgttgttgttgttgttctgagGAGTGACCAGTGCCAATTCCCAGCCGGATCCACCGGTTTCTATTAAACTTAAAATGTTTGATGGTCCTGGAGCTTCATGACCTGCAGAGACCAATAACAGCAAAAATTTACCATTAGTGTTAGAAAATCTCTAGTTTTGGTCaagaatcaaatttttgttacCTGGTGGATATATTGCAAGAGCCAATGCATTTCGGTCCTCTATCTCTGCGGCTTTAGGGTTGATCTCATTTAGTCCctgtgaaggagaagaaaaggtTGAGACTTTGGCCAAAAGAGATATTTGTACACATAAGATGACGTGTAGAAGAAGATTCACCAGCAGATCATCAGTGTCTATCAGGAAAGAAGGTTTagcatcttcctcttctattttttcttggtcttcttcctcttcttcgatAAGCGGCTGGTCTCCTTCGCTGTTTTCCTTTTGATTATCGGCTTCTGCAGGTTCTTCAGGCTGGACAGAgtgttctgcttcttcttcttcttgttcttcttcctctttttcctGATACTCCTGtgaaaaacacaacaaaatgtcaatcataattcataagaAGACTGATATTGATGAACAGGACAACATCAACCAAATATGATGAGAGTAAAACTTTGTACCAGCTTTTTCTGTACAGAACCACTTTGAGGCGCTTCTTTAATGTAGTCTTCCATTGTTGCTAGGAAAGAAGGAGGAGGCTGaaacaagtttttaaaattaagtCTTTTGAGGTGATCAATCTCACATTCATTTATCACAAGTTAAGAAGGAACCTGTCTTAAGGTTGGGAACTGAAAGTTTCTCGCTAGCTCTAGACCTTTGCAGTATTCATAAAAGTCAGCCAAATTTTCAGCCTGTGCAGTGGAAGAACATCAATAAACAAGTTTAGTGAAGATGGGGATTTAGTCTATAGCTTTAGAGCTTTTACCTGTTGGCCAGCtcgtttatatatatttagagcTTTAACTGCATCATGTCTTGACATCTCAAAGAACTGAATCAAGAGCATAGATATATACTTTAGCAACACTCAATAGAAGCAAATTGATACTAAAACAAGAGAAGgagatttttataaaaaccaTGTCTACAAGATTAATGATTCCATCATTAATGGCACAGTAGATTTTGAAGCTTTCTTTAAGCACCAATGCAAGAGCATACTGGATTAGGTAGTTGCTATATGCTGATCCTTCAGGCTgcaaaactgaaaacatatTAAGAAACCGTTCGAcgtaacaacaaaacaaaaattttggatatataaCTTTTACCTGACAACCAATAAGCCTATAAAGCAGCTGTTGCAAAGCAGGTAACTGCTCTAGCAATTCTTCATCGGAGAGCATCCTTGTTCTATACGTTTGAGAAGCATTGAAATCTACGTTCTGTAATAATGATTTATGATGATAAAATTAGattcttgtgtttgtttaaAAGGTGAGAACGAATTTGAGAACAAACCTTTGAAGATGCACCTGAACCTTTTGGTAAACGTTCTGCTTCTATGTCATACTTCAAAACCCGATAGCATTCAAGCCGCTCCTCGAGGAAAAGCGCGTATGTCCTAATCCACGCAGAGCAATCCCAAGCTGCAACAAACAAGTCAatacaagaaaatgttttaaaacaattttcattAACACATAAAAAGCTATGTAACAAAGGATATATAATAGGCTATTTACCAAGAGGACTTGTATCGTCTTTGAAGTTTGATATTCGAAGTATATGTCCTCTATGTGAGTAATTGAGAAGCTCTTCTCTAAATGTTGGATCACCTTCTCTTAGTGTTCTATGAATGACTATTAACACCTTGATCGCAACCTGCGTGTTGGAAACACAATCTAAGCAACcccaaaaacagagttttgtaaattgaaaaaaaaaagaatcttttAAGTTACATAGAACTCACAACCCAATTGCGAGTTTTTGACAATCTTTTGGCTAATGCGTGAATGCAGTAAGCAACATCTGCTCGTGGTTGCACTACCGATGTCGCCGAGAATATTCCTGGATAGAATGATAAAAACTCTCATAAAGATCGTATCCAAATTCAAGTGTTTGGGGGAATAAGTTAAGAAACTTACTACGAATGTGACGTTCTTTGGGAGCAGATTCTACGTGATTTGTGGCCTTTACGATCGCAACATCCAAATCCTATATATCTCGAtttcatatacattttattagtcatttacagattttttttgttaccaaaaaatttgaaagtttcaGAATGTAATCCTGACCTTGAATTCGCTGTTGACCTTGGCGATACTTACGGTAGTGGAATCTTTGATTGCTCCGACAGCTTTACGGAAGCTGTTAAACGTTGCCATCTAGCGATAAATCGGAATCTGGATAAATTTCTTGATAATTCCGGCGATCACCGGAATTGTGAAATGATTTGGTTAGGACggagagatggagaaaagagaagataaggatgaagaagacgaagaccAAGTTTTTGATATGCTCTGTTGTTAGTCGCCTTAACAACAAACAGAACACCAATAACAGACTTTTCAACAATGCtactctctatctctctcttgcCTCACCATTACGTGCGTAACGGAAtcttgattattatttttaaatagatttttgtaatttatcaGAGTAAATTTATATCGAAATTTGTACATCTCATTTACTAATTTCGTATTATTCCTCCTATAATCGGATGCCAGttattaaacttttcttttattttggtatagAATCATCATTTGCCTCAATTATCGATTTATACATAGCTAATGTCAAAATGAAATCCAGtaatttttgtaagatatgcaatgcaatctttgtccaaaaaaaaaaaaaaaaaagaaaggtaatGCAATCTCAAATTTTCCATTACTCAAtctgatttaaaaaaaaaaaaaaactattttacctgattaaacatattttgaattttacatATGTAGTGTCATTTTAAATAAAggaatttattattatttatacgTTTACAAAATTGAGCGCAATGTCAAAGCTACGCCATATGGACCTAATGTGTCGGACTCGGACGGTAGTTCATACGGTGGTTGCCTTGTTTTGTTCCAAATGctcatttatttatcttaGTGAATGTCATTAACAAGTTAACAGTTTGTTTACGAATGTCCACATAATGCTCAAGAGTACGAATATGATACAAATTTACCAAACATTGCATTTATCATGCATGCATGTTCTCTTTTGTACTTATGTTTAAAATTCATCACTTGTGTACTTAGTTTCGTTTTCGATCCcctcctcttttttttacaatGATACTTTCATCtaatgtttgttttagtttccaTATATTTATGAGTTTCTCTACCAATGGACTATGTATTTGGCTCTATTAGAAATCGCGGACCAAAAAACTAGAGCTGAAGAATCATAACAGTTTTATTATCAGGAGAATAAGATACGATGGGGGCGGTGTAGTGAGAATCATGCTGCAGTAGTGGTGACATACTTGATGAGCATCTTGACAATATCCTTGGAGACCTTTGAACTAGATTCCTTAAGGTTCGTAATCCTGACATCTGTCTCATCATCTAAACGTTTTGCATCTGCTTCTTGATCCGTCTGAAACAAAAGGTAAAGAATATGAGTACAAATCAAGATATCTCACTAGCCGGTTTTGTTTCGGTGTTGCTTACCCCAGAAACTTGAGTTTGATACTCTTCTTCTAATCGGGATCTGTATTCTTCCATCTCCTTCTCAGCCTCATCTTTCGCTTGCTTCATTCTTGCTAGTTTTGCTGATCATCGATCCGTccatacaaaaagaaaagaaaagcgCTGAAAaggattcaaaaccaaaatcttacTATTAGAGCCAACAAGCcataaaggagaaagagacTATACCGGTCCTCGCAGCTGAAACAATCCGTCCGGCTTCTTGTTCAGCAGTTAAAAGCATCTGAATCCCACCTTGGCCTCTTAAAGAATCCATGGCTTATGTTCTCTTCAAAGACAATGAAAAGTTGTGTTTATTCTTCTGCAAATTTTGGTGCCAGAAGTGGAATTTGTAAATATAAGCCTATTTGGTTATGGTTTGGATTAGACGGAGAGTGTTTTTCTCCTTGGTTCATGGAGTTAGTTTTTGACTCattatttctttcttcaaatttagATGCTTTTAAAAAGACAATGTGCGATCTCCGGGTGAGTGtggaaggaaaaaataaaatatatctcaAACATactatttatagaaaatcCCAACCGATTACAAAGCAGCTGATCGGTGTGTATTTACAAGTAatgtgtgatttttttttttgaaaaatcgtGAATTAAAAGGAATCCCAACGTGTGAGGTGTGACTCTAAAGTCTGAATAAAGTTGACGATCcataattttcttatgtttgCCGTCGATTGTGAGAATTGAGAAGCATATGTGGTTTCTCTTCTAAGAGTTAAAAATACCGTGAAATAAAAGCTATATTAATTCATATGTTTTATCATATATCTTCGAATATCAGCATTAGACCTTATTAGCCAGCTCAAGTACGTCATTTTCACTGATATAAATGCAAATTAATAACCAGATCGTGCCCAAAACGAATAAATTATTCCATGCATGCAGTTGCatcattattttttggtatagTATAAAGTTGCATCATTATACTTCGCATTAATTTTCCACCACGCATTCCCTcctaaataaaaagaattaaaattgTCACATCCATCTATATCAACATAAGCAAGAGGTTCGAGTTGGAAGATAAaggagatttttttttcttttccatattTCATCTATTTGGAATGGTGCTGTCAAAATATCTATCAagataatttacaaaatatgatGGTGAACAATAGGATGTGGTTGTTTTCGGTTATCCTTATAGCGTCTTGTCTTCTTAGATTCAAAGCGGTGATAATAGTCGCGGCCGGAGCGGTGGCCATAATTGCGTTTGATGCGGCGATAGTTTGGTTAAAGGTCTCGTTGATGTTTGAATGCCATACTTTGATGTTATTCTTTCCTTTTAGTTTGTTATTTTATGTTCTTGTACAAAAAAGTTATTGAATTGCCAAAGAAATCTTTTCTATATCTATAAGTTCAATATCGAACTTcagaatataaaaaagaaacaattgatATCAATAACattcaaaataattgaaattaataaacaGTGATTCTAATTTAGCCATTTACAAGCAAACTTAAAAGATAAAGGTGATctagatatattttaaatagaaaatggaATCATATAAtgaattttttgaaagtttcacCATAGATAAGTTGTTGAAAACACATGGTGAGTTTTTTACTCATCAATGTCGTATATATGACTTAAAAAATACTTTCTTATATccaaatataaagaaaaagcaatTAGGTATGTAACGATGAAGCAAgattaaattgaaattaaattgcaacaaataaaatttgatagaaaaaaaaaatagtttttaccAAAACGAAAAAGCAAGATTAAAATATGTGGAAAAAACGTCGAATCAGGAGAATATATGAGATGACtctcagacatcataacacATACATACGTAGTAATATATTAACAACTGCGTCGAATCGTAAGACTTGGTCACTTCAGTACATGACTAAGCATCATTCGGGACCAGCCAAAAAACATGTATGCTTCAAAACCAGACCCCACCACATTATAAGCTCATCTCAGTCATCACCACAACCAACGCAaagaattcttcttcttcttcttcttgacttggcgttttttcttctaataatt includes:
- the VATG3 gene encoding vacuolar ATP synthase G3 (vacuolar ATP synthase G3 (VATG3); FUNCTIONS IN: hydrolase activity, acting on acid anhydrides, catalyzing transmembrane movement of substances; INVOLVED IN: proton transport; LOCATED IN: vacuole; EXPRESSED IN: 6 plant structures; EXPRESSED DURING: L mature pollen stage, M germinated pollen stage, 4 anthesis, petal differentiation and expansion stage; CONTAINS InterPro DOMAIN/s: Vacuolar (H+)-ATPase G subunit (InterPro:IPR005124); BEST Arabidopsis thaliana protein match is: vacuolar membrane ATPase 10 (TAIR:AT3G01390.2); Has 543 Blast hits to 543 proteins in 176 species: Archae - 0; Bacteria - 0; Metazoa - 270; Fungi - 119; Plants - 123; Viruses - 0; Other Eukaryotes - 31 (source: NCBI BLink).): MDSLRGQGGIQMLLTAEQEAGRIVSAARTAKLARMKQAKDEAEKEMEEYRSRLEEEYQTQVSGTDQEADAKRLDDETDVRITNLKESSSKVSKDIVKMLIKYVTTTAA
- a CDS encoding hypothetical protein (DUF295) (Protein of unknown function (DUF295); CONTAINS InterPro DOMAIN/s: Protein of unknown function DUF295 (InterPro:IPR005174); BEST Arabidopsis thaliana protein match is: Protein of unknown function (DUF295) (TAIR:AT4G25920.1); Has 236 Blast hits to 226 proteins in 5 species: Archae - 0; Bacteria - 0; Metazoa - 0; Fungi - 0; Plants - 236; Viruses - 0; Other Eukaryotes - 0 (source: NCBI BLink).), with product MSQLINRLLKPSVCKNVIRSHSKQVRMFSSKPTYPYLLIDHLLKTTEHCSNDQVYYDDKYYEKNLVIKDQGLAEEVREVMTVGFSHKDDWRVHLEKSEDSSTSLMMVSNTSFVPVKHQLPPLSSNCRIQNVAISNSVDIKKEDLVVAVKFFGSDVSLCKPFSDSSSEWININTSGSVHPFSSLTYSKKNKKFLSVSPSGTYLWYLDLHFDEDDVEPYSSYLYFREDPLLRLYKMDLEDYIWRFRTDHLAELPSGEHFLVKWFFKDVMMNVGKITQKTDGFKVFRVDTICGHLTNTQDIGDLCIFLGHGEAYCVPASSSPGLRPNSIYYVGCNFGVHDIATDTTTNFYTHSNVPLRSTEFPYWPLPLS
- the VATG3 gene encoding vacuolar ATP synthase G3, which produces MDSLRGQGGIQMLLTAEQEAGRIVSAARTAKLARMKQAKDEAEKEMEEYRSRLEEEYQTQVSGVSNTETKPASEIS
- a CDS encoding ENTH/ANTH/VHS superfamily protein (ENTH/ANTH/VHS superfamily protein; FUNCTIONS IN: phospholipid binding, clathrin binding, binding, phosphatidylinositol binding; INVOLVED IN: clathrin coat assembly; LOCATED IN: clathrin coat; EXPRESSED IN: 14 plant structures; EXPRESSED DURING: 10 growth stages; CONTAINS InterPro DOMAIN/s: Epsin-like, N-terminal (InterPro:IPR013809), ANTH (InterPro:IPR011417), ENTH/VHS (InterPro:IPR008942), Clathrin adaptor, phosphoinositide-binding, GAT-like (InterPro:IPR014712); BEST Arabidopsis thaliana protein match is: ENTH/ANTH/VHS superfamily protein (TAIR:AT5G57200.1); Has 8063 Blast hits to 4237 proteins in 339 species: Archae - 25; Bacteria - 270; Metazoa - 3478; Fungi - 641; Plants - 597; Viruses - 312; Other Eukaryotes - 2740 (source: NCBI BLink).) produces the protein MATFNSFRKAVGAIKDSTTVSIAKVNSEFKDLDVAIVKATNHVESAPKERHIRRIFSATSVVQPRADVAYCIHALAKRLSKTRNWVVAIKVLIVIHRTLREGDPTFREELLNYSHRGHILRISNFKDDTSPLAWDCSAWIRTYALFLEERLECYRVLKYDIEAERLPKGSGASSKNVDFNASQTYRTRMLSDEELLEQLPALQQLLYRLIGCQPEGSAYSNYLIQYALALVLKESFKIYCAINDGIINLVDMFFEMSRHDAVKALNIYKRAGQQAENLADFYEYCKGLELARNFQFPTLRQPPPSFLATMEDYIKEAPQSGSVQKKLEYQEKEEEEQEEEEAEHSVQPEEPAEADNQKENSEGDQPLIEEEEEDQEKIEEEDAKPSFLIDTDDLLGLNEINPKAAEIEDRNALALAIYPPGHEAPGPSNILSLIETGGSGWELALVTPQNNNNNNNPRPAPNTKLAGGFDNLLLDSLYEDDSARRQIQLTNAGYGHGGIDTTAAPPNPFQMQQDPFAMSNNIAPPTNVQMAMQQQQQQQMTMMHQSPYNYTHPHDYHQNHHHHQFSAGPSPSNPFGDAFLALPPPPGSAGPQQNNHHHMLL
- a CDS encoding hypothetical protein (DUF295) (Protein of unknown function (DUF295); CONTAINS InterPro DOMAIN/s: Protein of unknown function DUF295 (InterPro:IPR005174); BEST Arabidopsis thaliana protein match is: Protein of unknown function (DUF295) (TAIR:AT4G14260.1); Has 254 Blast hits to 242 proteins in 9 species: Archae - 0; Bacteria - 0; Metazoa - 0; Fungi - 0; Plants - 254; Viruses - 0; Other Eukaryotes - 0 (source: NCBI BLink).); the protein is MSKLIINRIFKPSVCKNFLRHANVRLFSSATHTSTKVNQPFSSKPAFPFLLIDYILNNPNSSSDGRVTTNVYGNEKEVLIKDKDLKEEVCDAMTVGFSRDGLRVELCGNHGDVCSPTIFYKPTDPEIEDLTVDLPPLPTGSQIQSLVMSSLPKRDKNWVVVVKLLGSQLSMCRPFGSRKWINIQTKPQNINPSSSIMFSKKEKKFYVPTPGGNILCYLDPHSEDDDLIDFVELEFDDLPKSVFQELADVSTCSRTDHLVESPTGQLFLVKWYGEDLEDIDNTTLYNVTKKFMVFKEGEKPSCVYTKKMIYTEDIGDLCIFVGHSEAFCVPASSSPGLKPNCIYFVGYNFGVYDLTTKTCTMFLTKDDNPLRKLEFPYWPPPASFPVLAPN